A genomic region of Deltaproteobacteria bacterium contains the following coding sequences:
- a CDS encoding TatD family deoxyribonuclease, giving the protein MLIDSHCHIQGKEYIGEADAVIARAQNAGITNLVVVGGAGDMSSNSAAVALAQRCDNVYATVGMHPHDAKDVGTDELQTLRELAAQPKVVAIGETGLDYYYNHSPHEVQRRVFAQFIGMARETKLPIVVHERDAAKEAADLLSTEGQGALRGVIHCFTGDYAAACAYLDLGFYLSFTGVITFKNAEALRDVVRRVPLERMFVETDSPYLTPVPHRGKRNEPAFVRFVAETMAQIKGVSLDEVARVTTENVRALFGIK; this is encoded by the coding sequence CTGACGCGGTGATCGCGCGGGCACAAAACGCCGGCATTACCAACCTGGTCGTTGTTGGCGGCGCCGGCGATATGTCGAGCAACAGTGCAGCAGTAGCTTTGGCTCAGCGCTGCGATAATGTTTATGCCACGGTGGGCATGCATCCGCACGACGCCAAGGACGTCGGCACGGATGAATTGCAAACACTGCGCGAGTTGGCCGCCCAGCCGAAAGTCGTTGCCATTGGCGAAACCGGCCTGGACTACTACTACAATCACTCGCCGCACGAAGTGCAGCGCCGCGTCTTTGCCCAGTTCATCGGCATGGCGCGTGAAACCAAGCTGCCGATTGTGGTCCACGAGCGGGATGCGGCCAAAGAAGCCGCCGACTTATTGAGCACAGAAGGGCAGGGCGCGCTGCGCGGCGTGATTCATTGCTTCACAGGCGATTACGCCGCGGCGTGTGCCTACCTGGACCTGGGTTTCTATCTTTCCTTTACCGGAGTCATCACATTCAAAAACGCCGAAGCGCTGCGCGACGTGGTGCGCCGCGTGCCGCTGGAACGTATGTTCGTCGAGACCGATTCGCCCTATCTCACACCCGTGCCGCACCGCGGCAAACGCAACGAGCCGGCGTTCGTGCGTTTCGTTGCCGAGACCATGGCACAGATCAAAGGCGTTTCGCTCGACGAAGTGGCGCGCGTGACCACGGAAAACGTGCGCGCGTTGTTCGGCATCAAATAG